One region of Bacterioplanoides sp. SCSIO 12839 genomic DNA includes:
- a CDS encoding class I SAM-dependent methyltransferase, producing the protein MSIYLPPSLINFEPKHIVLSTWIDHLPFAYDIVAALKPNVITELGTEKGLSFFGFCQSVKEHNLDSVCYAIDGWEGDIHIGKYDISVYENVASHAREHYRGFTYLLKMYFNDALKHFEDESIDLLHIDGLHTYDAVKEDFENWYPKVEPGGIILFHDIMAKREDFGVWQFWEEIENNYDTFKFHHGYGLGVLRKPGAPEKTDHPLFKLLFESTPEQQNQLRALYVHAAEHLEAKRKLKRLTKKSK; encoded by the coding sequence ATGTCTATTTATTTACCTCCATCCTTAATTAATTTTGAACCAAAGCATATTGTTCTGAGTACGTGGATAGATCACCTACCCTTTGCTTACGATATTGTTGCAGCTTTAAAACCTAATGTAATTACCGAGCTTGGTACTGAAAAAGGCTTATCTTTTTTTGGTTTTTGCCAGTCAGTAAAGGAACATAACTTAGATTCTGTATGTTACGCAATTGATGGCTGGGAAGGCGATATTCATATAGGAAAATATGATATTTCGGTTTACGAGAACGTAGCCTCCCATGCTCGTGAGCACTATCGTGGATTCACCTATCTATTAAAAATGTATTTCAACGATGCATTGAAACATTTCGAAGATGAAAGCATTGATTTGCTCCATATCGATGGGCTACACACGTATGATGCTGTAAAAGAAGATTTTGAGAATTGGTATCCCAAAGTCGAGCCCGGTGGAATTATTCTTTTCCACGACATAATGGCTAAGCGTGAAGATTTTGGCGTATGGCAATTTTGGGAAGAAATTGAAAATAACTATGATACTTTTAAGTTTCATCATGGCTATGGACTTGGTGTGTTACGCAAACCGGGAGCACCTGAGAAAACTGATCACCCTCTTTTTAAGTTACTGTTCGAGAGTACTCCAGAACAGCAGAACCAGCTACGTGCACTGTATGTCCACGCCGCAGAACATCTTGAAGCAAAAAGAAAGCTGAAACGCCTAACAAAAAAATCCAAATAG
- a CDS encoding glycosyltransferase family A protein: MTTPLISIIVVGYKMKQQLHNTLCSLKSTYQRNVDPDDYEVIVVENSSDDNFAPTDVSKEYGSNFRYFLRQETSQSPVPAVNFAFEQCQGQYIGLIIDGARMLSPGVIHYVKMATQVSVNSIVAVPGYHIGESEHHLTEPGYSVEFEQNLLKQAEWQENGYRLFKVSTFSGANARGYLQPMMECNCIFASKINFDTIGRADTRFTLRGGGSINLHIYRSLINIPDTQFFVLPGEGSFHQYHGGVTTSHSTDREKELASFNSQLKSIWGNSGTIRRNPIMLGSIDANALNFLEQSAHTAQKRAARLGDDSQILWPDDYHQITSE, encoded by the coding sequence ATGACAACTCCTTTAATATCTATAATCGTCGTGGGTTACAAAATGAAGCAACAGCTTCATAACACTCTCTGTAGCCTGAAAAGCACATATCAAAGAAATGTTGACCCGGATGATTATGAAGTAATCGTTGTGGAGAATTCGTCTGACGATAACTTTGCGCCCACCGACGTCAGTAAGGAGTATGGCAGCAATTTCCGTTACTTCCTCCGTCAGGAAACCAGCCAATCACCAGTTCCAGCAGTAAACTTTGCATTCGAACAGTGCCAGGGGCAATACATCGGCCTCATTATTGATGGAGCCCGAATGCTTTCCCCAGGCGTTATTCACTACGTTAAAATGGCTACGCAAGTATCAGTTAACTCCATCGTAGCTGTGCCTGGTTATCATATCGGAGAAAGCGAACATCATTTAACAGAGCCTGGATACTCTGTAGAGTTTGAGCAAAATCTATTAAAGCAGGCAGAATGGCAAGAAAACGGATATCGCCTATTCAAGGTATCGACGTTCAGTGGAGCGAATGCACGTGGTTATCTTCAGCCTATGATGGAATGTAACTGCATTTTCGCATCAAAAATTAATTTTGATACCATCGGAAGAGCAGATACTCGCTTTACCCTTAGAGGAGGTGGCTCGATAAACCTCCATATATATAGATCTTTAATCAATATTCCTGATACTCAATTTTTCGTCTTACCTGGGGAGGGATCATTTCATCAATATCATGGTGGAGTGACAACATCACACAGCACGGATCGAGAAAAGGAGCTGGCTTCTTTCAATTCTCAATTGAAATCAATATGGGGTAACTCGGGAACCATTCGCCGCAACCCTATTATGCTGGGCAGCATAGATGCTAACGCTCTTAATTTTTTAGAACAATCGGCCCATACTGCCCAAAAAAGAGCAGCCAGATTAGGTGATGACTCTCAAATTCTATGGCCTGACGATTATCATCAAATCACAAGCGAATAA
- a CDS encoding glycosyltransferase family 2 protein, with protein sequence MTKTSSLFFKRAIRKIIGKPKLSLIVIVYKMPEQAKKTLLSLSNSYQRGVFPEDYEVIVVENSSSDELGADYINTLEGNFRYFYREESLPTPVFAINFGAEKAKGSTIGIIIDGARMASPGLVYHILKARNISKNAVVAAPGYHIGDQLQQWAVASGYDESAEEELLASIEWPKYGYKLFDISVLSGSCSAGSLRPVCESNCFCIPRHIWKQEKGMDPRFTETGGGQANLDLYKRICERPDTELIVLPGEGTFHQYHGGVTTGGTSEEDREIVMQAHFDQYKSIRGEYYKAPQVKPTLFGDIPKEALRFLKYSASSALGKDEIAKTRPVVGLKRR encoded by the coding sequence ATGACCAAAACTTCTTCACTTTTCTTCAAAAGAGCTATCCGAAAGATTATCGGAAAGCCCAAACTTTCCCTGATTGTCATTGTTTACAAGATGCCGGAGCAAGCTAAGAAAACCTTGCTTAGCCTATCTAATAGTTATCAGCGTGGTGTTTTCCCCGAAGACTACGAGGTCATTGTTGTAGAAAACTCGTCGAGTGATGAACTGGGGGCAGACTATATCAATACCCTTGAGGGCAACTTTCGTTACTTCTACCGAGAGGAATCACTGCCAACCCCTGTGTTCGCCATTAATTTTGGCGCTGAAAAGGCCAAAGGATCAACCATAGGGATCATTATTGATGGTGCCAGAATGGCCTCACCTGGCTTGGTCTATCACATATTAAAAGCCAGGAATATCTCTAAAAACGCAGTTGTCGCTGCTCCTGGTTATCACATTGGGGACCAACTACAACAATGGGCTGTGGCTTCAGGTTACGATGAATCGGCCGAGGAAGAACTTTTAGCGAGCATAGAATGGCCCAAATACGGTTATAAGCTTTTCGATATCAGCGTATTAAGTGGCTCTTGCTCTGCTGGTAGCTTACGACCCGTATGTGAAAGCAACTGCTTTTGTATACCCCGCCATATATGGAAGCAAGAAAAAGGAATGGATCCCCGCTTTACTGAAACGGGTGGCGGCCAGGCAAATTTAGATCTTTACAAGCGCATTTGTGAGAGGCCGGACACTGAACTGATTGTTCTTCCTGGTGAAGGGACATTTCACCAATATCATGGTGGTGTCACAACCGGCGGCACATCGGAAGAGGACCGCGAAATTGTAATGCAGGCTCACTTTGACCAGTACAAATCAATTAGGGGAGAATATTATAAAGCTCCTCAAGTGAAGCCCACATTATTCGGTGATATTCCCAAAGAAGCACTAAGGTTTTTAAAATATTCTGCAAGCAGCGCTCTTGGGAAAGATGAAATAGCAAAAACTCGCCCGGTAGTAGGTCTTAAACGGCGATGA
- a CDS encoding glycosyltransferase family 2 protein: MSNDVENGPIVWVLLSTWNGAKYLPELLDSILEQSYKNIRILVRDDGSTDSTPEVLDQYSEQFSDYFMVERGDNVGVVCSFSTLIGKAIELAGIDDLIMCADQDDCWMPEKLRLTLEAYKSIGSAQLPVLIHSDLQVIDGNGEVLSDSFMDMQKLNPYANRVENLLVQNTVTGCTAAFNVALAKLAYPIPSAALMHDWWLALLASHFGRIEYLAAPLVGYRQHSDNVVGAKRYGVQYVAGLLFAKLRGDDKRVSLTQLAAQAEALSKVSSGRGHVTVVQFLADLGNLTVYQRLRFMMFTRLRKHGMLRNLVLWIEVLTYRGAE; the protein is encoded by the coding sequence GTGAGTAATGACGTTGAAAATGGCCCAATAGTCTGGGTTCTTTTATCTACTTGGAACGGTGCTAAATATCTGCCGGAGCTGTTAGATTCGATACTTGAACAAAGCTATAAAAATATCCGTATCTTAGTTAGAGATGATGGCTCAACGGATAGTACCCCAGAGGTTCTTGATCAGTATTCAGAGCAATTTTCTGATTATTTCATGGTTGAACGTGGTGACAACGTCGGAGTTGTTTGCAGTTTCTCTACTCTTATCGGCAAAGCAATAGAATTAGCAGGCATTGACGACTTAATCATGTGCGCTGACCAGGATGATTGCTGGATGCCTGAAAAGTTGCGCTTAACCCTTGAAGCATATAAGAGCATTGGGTCAGCGCAGTTGCCGGTATTGATCCATTCAGACTTACAAGTGATTGATGGTAATGGTGAGGTTTTATCTGATTCCTTCATGGATATGCAGAAACTTAACCCCTATGCTAACCGGGTTGAAAATCTATTAGTTCAAAATACAGTTACTGGTTGCACTGCAGCCTTTAACGTAGCCTTGGCTAAACTTGCCTATCCAATACCATCAGCTGCATTGATGCATGACTGGTGGTTGGCTTTATTGGCTTCCCATTTTGGCAGGATAGAGTACTTGGCAGCCCCATTGGTTGGTTACCGGCAGCATAGTGATAACGTCGTTGGTGCCAAACGTTATGGGGTTCAGTATGTGGCGGGGTTGTTGTTTGCCAAGTTGCGAGGCGATGACAAGCGCGTCAGTCTGACACAGCTGGCGGCACAGGCTGAGGCGCTTAGCAAGGTATCGTCAGGACGGGGTCATGTTACTGTTGTGCAGTTTTTAGCTGACCTGGGTAATCTTACTGTGTACCAACGATTGCGATTCATGATGTTTACTCGTCTGCGTAAGCATGGCATGTTGAGAAACTTGGTTTTATGGATTGAGGTACTGACTTATCGCGGTGCTGAGTAA
- a CDS encoding glycosyltransferase: protein MLLTISIVTYRSDPILFIGALQSLVRAVEYAQNKYKALKCSLIVIENDYQGQNNLRQAEEFLRDHCSGIFEDLSVSSVGRNLGYGKGHNLALEYSQSDFSLVLNPDVMLNEDAIYQGLHYMNVNQGVVLVSPSGVDGNDLQLSLCKRYPAIFDLFLRGFGPKWLKRRFRKRLARYEMHDLLSSAEPVSGVDIVSGCCMLMSTSALRQVEGFDKDYFLYFEDFDLSLRIGKIGDIVYFPAMKIVHHGGYAARKGIWHIMLFASSALKFYRRHKWLWF, encoded by the coding sequence GTGCTTTTAACTATTTCGATTGTTACCTATCGTTCTGACCCTATTTTGTTTATTGGAGCACTTCAATCTTTAGTAAGGGCGGTTGAATACGCCCAAAATAAGTATAAAGCTCTGAAATGCAGTTTGATAGTTATAGAAAATGACTATCAAGGGCAGAACAATTTACGTCAAGCTGAGGAATTTCTTCGGGACCATTGTAGCGGAATCTTTGAAGATCTGTCGGTGAGTTCTGTAGGGCGTAATTTAGGTTACGGTAAAGGGCATAATCTTGCTCTTGAATATAGTCAGTCTGATTTTAGTCTGGTGCTTAATCCGGATGTCATGCTGAATGAAGACGCGATCTATCAAGGACTGCACTACATGAACGTTAATCAGGGAGTCGTGTTGGTGAGTCCTAGTGGCGTTGATGGTAATGATCTCCAGCTTTCACTATGTAAGCGATACCCAGCGATCTTTGACTTATTCCTTAGGGGGTTTGGACCTAAGTGGCTTAAACGTCGTTTTCGTAAGCGTTTAGCTCGCTATGAAATGCACGATTTACTTTCTTCCGCAGAGCCAGTTTCAGGGGTGGATATTGTTAGTGGTTGCTGCATGTTAATGTCAACATCGGCGTTGCGTCAGGTTGAGGGGTTTGATAAAGACTATTTTCTGTACTTCGAGGATTTTGACTTGTCGCTGCGGATCGGAAAAATAGGAGATATCGTTTATTTCCCTGCTATGAAAATAGTCCATCATGGAGGTTATGCCGCGCGTAAAGGTATTTGGCATATTATGTTATTTGCATCTTCGGCTTTAAAGTTCTATCGGCGCCACAAGTGGCTTTGGTTTTAG
- a CDS encoding DNA topoisomerase III produces MRLFVAEKPSLGRAIAAVLPKPHHKGEGFIRAANGDVVSWCIGHLLEQAEPDAYDPAYKQWRLDHLPIVPEQWQLQAKPKTRKQLSVLRKLVKEADQLVHAGDPDREGQLLVDEVFDFLKVSKTRKQQIQRCLISDLNPNAVKKALNGLRPNSGFAALSVSALARSRADWLYGINLTRGFSIKGRQAGINSVLSVGRVQTPVLGLVVRRDEDIADFVSKPFYEVFAQLALTPDQATSFSAKWLPSEACATHQDEEGRVLNLKLAQNVAQRIQQQPAVVEAIQRNEKKQFAPLPYNLSALQIDAAKALSMSAKQVLDVCQALYEKHQLITYPRSDCRYLPKEHLSDIPAVSSAIQNNSSELAAVVANADFSLRSKAWNDAKVDAHHAIIPTAKQTSLEKLGKWEQGVYRLIARQYCLQFYPAFEYADTKVDIRIASGLFRANAREILKPGWKQAMPQKASAKTNTSGDDEQNDPHNQTQLPPLTQGQALWCHEGQIAHKHTQPPTHFTDATLLAAMTGINRFVSDKELQKVLKETDGLGTEATRASIIELLFTRQFLRREGKQIRATELGKALIRVLPASTTLPDRTALWEQQLNAISERQLNYQSFMQPLQQELYQLVDDARGLDISGLSGIKMEKPKGGYQRKRRSSTRKTGKSAPRKKVG; encoded by the coding sequence ATGAGACTTTTTGTTGCTGAAAAACCCAGTTTAGGCCGTGCGATTGCCGCGGTATTACCCAAGCCCCACCATAAAGGCGAAGGGTTTATTCGTGCCGCCAATGGTGATGTGGTCAGCTGGTGTATTGGTCATTTACTGGAGCAGGCTGAACCAGATGCTTATGACCCGGCGTACAAACAATGGCGACTGGATCACCTACCTATTGTGCCTGAGCAGTGGCAGCTACAGGCAAAACCGAAAACCCGAAAACAGCTGTCGGTATTACGTAAGCTGGTGAAAGAAGCCGATCAGCTGGTGCATGCGGGCGATCCGGATCGGGAAGGGCAGCTATTGGTTGATGAAGTGTTCGATTTCCTTAAGGTCTCAAAAACCCGTAAGCAGCAGATTCAGCGTTGCTTAATTTCTGACCTTAACCCAAACGCAGTAAAAAAAGCCTTAAATGGTTTACGGCCGAACAGTGGCTTTGCCGCGTTATCGGTGTCGGCGCTGGCACGCTCCCGGGCGGATTGGCTGTACGGTATTAATCTGACCCGTGGCTTTAGTATTAAAGGTCGGCAGGCTGGGATTAACTCAGTGTTATCCGTTGGGCGGGTGCAAACACCGGTGTTGGGTCTGGTGGTACGCCGGGATGAAGACATTGCCGACTTTGTTTCCAAGCCGTTTTACGAGGTGTTCGCTCAGCTTGCATTAACGCCCGATCAAGCTACTTCATTTAGCGCTAAGTGGCTTCCCAGCGAGGCCTGTGCCACGCATCAGGATGAAGAAGGTCGGGTATTAAATCTGAAGCTGGCGCAAAACGTCGCCCAGCGTATTCAGCAGCAACCTGCCGTGGTGGAAGCGATTCAGCGTAATGAGAAAAAGCAGTTTGCACCGCTGCCCTACAATTTATCCGCATTACAGATTGATGCCGCCAAAGCACTGAGCATGAGTGCTAAGCAGGTACTGGATGTGTGTCAGGCGTTGTATGAAAAACACCAACTGATCACCTACCCAAGATCCGATTGCCGTTATTTACCCAAAGAGCATCTGAGTGATATTCCGGCGGTATCATCTGCGATTCAGAATAACTCCAGTGAGCTGGCTGCGGTGGTCGCTAATGCCGACTTTTCGTTACGCAGCAAAGCCTGGAACGATGCCAAGGTGGATGCTCACCATGCCATTATTCCAACTGCGAAACAGACCTCACTGGAGAAGCTTGGTAAATGGGAACAGGGCGTTTATCGCTTAATTGCGCGCCAGTATTGTTTGCAGTTTTATCCGGCGTTTGAATATGCCGATACCAAAGTGGATATTCGTATCGCTAGTGGTTTATTTCGCGCTAACGCTCGCGAGATATTAAAACCTGGCTGGAAGCAGGCGATGCCTCAAAAAGCATCGGCAAAAACAAACACGTCTGGCGATGACGAGCAAAATGATCCGCATAATCAGACCCAGTTGCCGCCACTCACTCAAGGGCAGGCGTTGTGGTGCCATGAAGGACAAATCGCTCATAAACACACTCAACCGCCAACACATTTTACCGATGCCACCTTGCTGGCTGCGATGACGGGCATTAATCGTTTTGTCTCGGATAAAGAATTACAAAAGGTATTAAAAGAAACCGACGGTTTGGGCACCGAAGCCACCCGCGCCAGCATTATTGAACTGTTATTTACCCGTCAGTTTTTGCGCCGCGAAGGCAAACAAATTCGCGCCACCGAATTGGGGAAGGCTCTGATTCGGGTATTACCCGCTTCTACCACACTGCCGGATCGCACCGCCTTATGGGAGCAACAACTGAATGCTATTAGCGAGCGTCAGCTGAATTATCAGAGTTTTATGCAGCCATTACAGCAGGAGTTGTATCAGCTGGTGGACGATGCCCGTGGGCTGGATATCAGTGGCTTATCCGGTATTAAAATGGAAAAACCAAAAGGGGGTTACCAACGAAAACGGCGCAGCTCAACCCGTAAAACCGGAAAAAGTGCGCCGCGTAAAAAGGTTGGCTAA
- a CDS encoding YggT family protein — MSALSQVGMLLVNTIGSMVLLIVMLRFLLQLVRADFYNPISQFIVKFTNPILIPMRRMVPSIAGLDTASLLLAYIVQVLVMVATLIVAGSGLALPWANILVWALIGLPALILNVYFWGLIITVIASWVAPNSYNPALILINQILEPVVRPIREKMPDMGGIDLSPIVVFLVIQIVEIMVIRQLAVITQMPRGLVFGL; from the coding sequence ATGTCTGCTTTATCACAAGTTGGAATGTTATTAGTGAATACCATTGGCAGCATGGTGCTGTTAATTGTGATGCTGCGCTTTTTGCTGCAGCTGGTACGGGCTGATTTCTACAATCCGATTTCGCAGTTTATTGTGAAGTTTACCAACCCGATTCTGATTCCCATGCGTCGTATGGTTCCCAGCATTGCTGGCTTAGATACCGCGTCGTTATTGTTGGCTTACATCGTACAAGTGTTGGTGATGGTTGCCACTCTGATTGTTGCCGGTTCCGGACTGGCTCTGCCCTGGGCCAATATTCTGGTGTGGGCACTGATTGGTCTTCCAGCGCTGATTCTGAATGTGTATTTCTGGGGGTTAATCATTACCGTGATTGCCTCCTGGGTCGCGCCCAATTCCTACAACCCGGCGCTGATTTTAATCAATCAGATTCTGGAGCCAGTGGTGCGTCCGATTCGTGAAAAAATGCCGGACATGGGTGGCATTGATTTATCACCAATTGTGGTATTTCTGGTGATTCAGATTGTTGAGATTATGGTAATCCGCCAGTTAGCGGTGATAACGCAGATGCCTCGTGGCTTAGTGTTTGGCCTTTAA